Proteins encoded by one window of Halobaculum sp. MBLA0147:
- a CDS encoding helix-turn-helix domain-containing protein encodes MYTTAELQALEALQRESTVSGLTEELNRSRSYVSELVGRMESKGLVHTTREGKRKQINRSDARAIELFERFVQQYTHIPFPELLGGATLRILYHLQSPATAPQLAKQVDVHRSTVHRSLSPLENRGMIYKTNGEYTLNDDFEELSTVAREFAHLRHRHRVEDHVESFTILWESLDEVLVQTRAEIEDDAFHLTGPELFQAYDLPLMARQRRYYLYSELVDDVSPAELCCHMLVIDDGPRSQSYCLLLISGTTIGRDELFGAAQKYDVVERASNLFEYLDTEGESRAERLPRWEEFRELADEYGVAV; translated from the coding sequence GTGTACACGACGGCAGAGCTTCAGGCGCTAGAAGCTCTTCAGCGTGAGTCAACGGTTTCGGGACTCACCGAAGAACTCAACCGAAGCCGCAGCTACGTGTCCGAACTCGTTGGCCGGATGGAATCAAAAGGACTAGTTCACACCACTCGCGAGGGAAAGCGGAAGCAGATCAATCGGTCAGACGCTCGCGCCATTGAACTGTTCGAAAGGTTTGTCCAACAGTACACCCACATCCCGTTTCCTGAATTGCTTGGCGGCGCGACGCTGCGGATTCTGTACCACCTGCAGTCGCCGGCGACTGCTCCCCAACTCGCGAAGCAAGTCGATGTCCATCGGAGCACAGTACATCGGTCGTTATCCCCACTAGAGAACCGAGGGATGATCTACAAGACGAACGGGGAGTACACACTCAACGATGATTTCGAGGAACTGTCTACTGTGGCACGTGAGTTTGCGCACCTGCGCCACAGACATCGTGTCGAAGATCACGTCGAGTCGTTCACAATCCTCTGGGAGTCGCTAGACGAGGTTCTCGTCCAGACTCGCGCCGAGATTGAGGACGATGCGTTTCACCTGACGGGGCCGGAACTGTTCCAAGCGTACGATCTCCCATTGATGGCTCGCCAGCGTCGGTACTACCTGTACTCAGAGTTGGTTGATGACGTATCGCCGGCGGAGTTGTGTTGCCACATGCTCGTAATCGACGACGGACCGCGCTCGCAGTCCTACTGCCTGCTCCTGATCAGCGGGACGACAATCGGCCGCGACGAGTTGTTCGGAGCTGCACAAAAATACGATGTCGTCGAGCGGGCCTCGAATCTCTTCGAGTACCTCGACACCGAGGGAGAGAGTCGGGCGGAGCGCCTCCCGCGATGGGAAGAGTTCCGTGAACTCGCCGACGAATACGGGGTGGCAGTGTAA
- a CDS encoding transcriptional regulator encodes MPTLTVTVGNHDHLNERTCRRIEAAQDGEELKDAQPVLNFSSYAELNRLLSPANLELLETIAQHSPESISATAELVDRDYKQVHRNLTELADIGVIEFDEMGPGQPKQPLLAYDGLEIDIPFTPSDEDVNPVAP; translated from the coding sequence ATGCCCACGCTCACAGTCACTGTCGGCAATCATGATCACCTCAACGAGCGAACGTGTCGTCGGATTGAGGCAGCCCAAGACGGAGAGGAACTCAAAGACGCCCAGCCCGTGTTGAATTTCAGCTCATACGCAGAGCTGAATCGGCTCCTCAGTCCGGCAAACCTAGAGTTGCTGGAGACGATTGCCCAGCATAGCCCCGAGAGTATCAGTGCCACCGCTGAGTTGGTGGACCGTGACTACAAGCAGGTGCATCGCAACCTCACCGAACTCGCAGATATCGGCGTAATCGAATTCGACGAGATGGGACCAGGACAGCCGAAGCAACCACTGCTCGCTTACGACGGGTTGGAGATTGATATCCCGTTCACGCCGTCAGATGAAGATGTCAATCCTGTCGCTCCCTGA
- a CDS encoding FAD-binding oxidoreductase translates to MSSDMHPLGVVGTLGEETVGKFAQQLTGALVAPDGDSYDTARDVWNGLINRYPALIVQAADSDDVAAGIAFARKHDLPLSVRAGAHNQSGTAIAENGVVIDLQDIDHLDVNDDDRVANVGPGNTTADVLAATQEHGLAFPTGSAGCVGIGGTTLGGGIGWLRGKHGLSVDALRRVELVTADGEVVTASPESNADLYWAVRGGGGNFGVVTDFEFELYDVGPMVGGLSVFHPRAAADEVFAALREFTETAPPEATVICNYSEVPAVPGMPPELHGEDALALIGCYAGDPETGLETFAPLRDAAEPLVDNSDVVPYEMLHEMGTLLHPWGRKYVHRSVFVDELTDDLHEFILDRTKAAPGRMDGIGIWPMGEAVGSGNSSAFAWSDKAHLIVIEAAWESHDNRAHIEWATETERRLRDRGGEGAYPGYVGVEEADWEDWSEKAYGDNLDRLQEIKHEFDPENVFDHSTPIHSGND, encoded by the coding sequence GTGTCTTCAGACATGCACCCGCTCGGTGTCGTGGGTACACTGGGCGAGGAGACGGTAGGGAAGTTCGCACAACAGTTGACAGGCGCGCTCGTCGCCCCGGACGGTGACAGCTACGACACTGCCCGGGACGTCTGGAACGGGCTGATCAACCGGTATCCGGCGCTGATCGTACAGGCGGCAGACAGTGACGACGTGGCTGCGGGCATCGCGTTCGCACGCAAGCACGACCTTCCACTCTCGGTCCGAGCTGGCGCTCACAACCAGTCTGGGACCGCTATTGCCGAGAACGGCGTTGTGATCGACCTCCAGGACATCGATCACCTCGACGTAAACGACGACGACCGGGTGGCGAACGTTGGCCCAGGGAACACAACCGCCGATGTCTTGGCCGCGACACAGGAACACGGGCTAGCGTTCCCGACTGGAAGCGCGGGCTGTGTCGGTATCGGGGGGACGACCCTCGGAGGTGGGATCGGCTGGCTCCGGGGCAAACACGGCTTGTCAGTCGATGCACTCAGACGCGTCGAACTCGTGACTGCCGACGGCGAGGTGGTGACGGCCTCACCGGAGTCTAACGCGGACCTCTACTGGGCTGTCCGGGGGGGCGGAGGCAACTTCGGCGTCGTTACTGACTTCGAGTTCGAGTTGTACGATGTCGGCCCTATGGTGGGAGGACTAAGCGTGTTCCATCCCCGAGCTGCCGCTGACGAGGTGTTCGCCGCGCTGCGGGAGTTCACTGAAACCGCCCCGCCGGAGGCGACAGTGATCTGTAACTACTCGGAGGTGCCGGCGGTCCCCGGTATGCCGCCGGAACTCCACGGTGAAGACGCCCTAGCCCTGATCGGCTGCTATGCCGGCGACCCTGAGACTGGTCTAGAGACATTCGCCCCGCTTCGGGATGCAGCGGAGCCGCTGGTCGATAACAGCGATGTCGTCCCATACGAGATGCTCCACGAAATGGGAACGCTGCTACACCCGTGGGGACGGAAGTACGTCCACCGATCGGTGTTCGTCGACGAGTTGACCGATGACCTCCACGAATTCATTCTCGACCGGACAAAAGCCGCCCCTGGACGGATGGACGGAATCGGGATCTGGCCGATGGGCGAAGCCGTTGGAAGCGGCAACTCTTCGGCGTTCGCGTGGAGTGACAAGGCCCACTTGATCGTCATTGAGGCCGCTTGGGAGTCACACGATAACCGCGCCCACATCGAGTGGGCCACCGAAACCGAACGCCGACTGCGCGACCGTGGCGGCGAGGGGGCATATCCGGGGTACGTCGGTGTTGAAGAGGCCGACTGGGAAGACTGGAGTGAGAAGGCCTACGGTGATAATCTTGACCGCCTACAAGAGATCAAACACGAGTTCGATCCCGAAAACGTATTCGACCACTCAACGCCTATCCACTCCGGGAACGACTGA